A stretch of DNA from Candidatus Saccharibacteria bacterium oral taxon 488:
TAGCGAGCAGATGGCAAACTTGCGTAGTAGGGCGGCGAAAACAGGCCGTTCTTTGACGGCAGGCGAGAGGCGAAAAATAGCTGCATGGCAAAAGCAGTTGTCCGAGGTTGATGAGAATATCGATATTCCGCCAAATAGTAGCAGGGAGCAGTTTTTGGAGGAAGTGACTCGTCTACAAGTCCGTGAGTGGAAACGACAACTGAACAGTGGTTTGTTGATGACTGAACAGATGCAAACAATCATTGACGAGACGCTGCCGGCTATGATGCGGGGTGAGCCAACGTTGTTCGTCGGTGAGACGGGCGGTGCCAAAACTGCCATGGCGGAGTATATGGTGCAGACGTATTTTGGGGTTGAACCTGAGTTCGTCAGCGCATATGGTGACGTCAATAGTTACCAGTTGATGGGTAAGCAAGAGCTGCGCGAGAAAAACGGTGCGAGTGTTAGCGAGTTTGTGCCGGGGCCGATTATCCGTGCCATGGAGCAGGGTAAGCCGCTTATCCTTGATGAAATTAACGCCATGCCACCAGAACTGTTGAAACGCTTGAACAAAATTATGCAGTTGCGCCCAGGCGATAGATTTACGGTACAGGAAGATTCTGGGCGGGTTGTTAAGGTTCAACCGGGCTTTTGTATCATCGCCACGGCGAATGAAAAGTCAAAACGTTACAAGGGCGTGGATGATTTGAGCGTTGAGTTCCAAAACCGGTTTGGGGCAAATATCAATCGCGTGCGTTACCCTGACCACGACAAGGGCTATGACGAATATCCGCGTGAGAATGCTCAGCTGGCCATGGCGGCGGTGGCGACGAAACGAGGCGAGTTGCCGCCAGATATTGATGAGGGGGATTTTGAGAATTTCGTGAGGGCAGCTCGGTTGAGCCAACAGATATTTAGCGGCACCAATGGCGAAGGCTACGATCAGTTCATTGATACAGAGAGAATGGTCGATAATCGTCCTGGTTTGGAGGAAACAGTGTTGGCACCGCGTACCATGGTGGATATTTTACGAAAAGTTGCCGGCAGTTATGGAGTGGTGTCGCTGAAGCGGGCTTGTCAAACATTCCTGGATGGCATCAAGAACCCGAATGACCGCAAAGTAATGCATCATATCCTTGAGTATCATGATTTGCTGCCGGAGGAAATGCTGAGAAATACATCGGAAGAAGCAGGAGATAACGAGGAGACAGATGAAAGCTGATTGGCTTTTAGGGCAGAGTATATGAGTATGCCTGAAATTCTTCCACCGGAAATTCTCACCGCTGCCGAGGACGCATGGGGGCGAGCTCAGGAGGGGCAAGTTCATACTGGTAAAAATATTGGTTCTGCGGTAATATTTGGCGCGCTTGATGGCGCTGTTAGGAAGGCTAGGGAGGAAAGTGAGATTGGCTTTGGCGCGCTGGAAGTTATAGCGAACCCAGAGATTAAAGAACTATTTAAGCGAGATTTTGAGGATTATAAAGCAATTTTTGCTGAGGCAGGTATTGATGTACCGACACCAGATGAATTGGCGCAGGGTGGTATTGATTTTGGTTGGCTAGCAGAACTAAAAAGGATGTGGCCAGGGTATGACTTGGTAGTGGCGCCACTAACGTTGCCACAGGACACGTTTGAGAGAATTGGTTGTGACTGGAGCATGGAAGGGGGAGTGGTTTCTAATTGGAATGGTATAATGAAAGACACGGTAGACAATTGGCGACTGACGGCTGTAGGTGATAATAAATGGACGGCTTTCATGTTATTTAATAATGAAGAACCAGAGGAGTGTGGTCTATCCTACGATCAGATAACACAATATGGGTCGGCTGTGCCAGTAGTCTGTTATGCTGCCTATCAAGTGCACCGTATTCGCCAGGGTATATTGCCAGTGGATACCGATACTCGCTCTTGGGCGGCAGGTAGGTTCGTCGTCGGCAACGATACCTATGCTCCGTGTGTTGGCTGGGAGATTGGACCTAGGGATTATATGCTGGTAGTCGATTACTGTAATGCATCGAAAGGGACTGAGATTGTAGGCTTGCGTTCTCTGATGGGCGATATTGCGCCAGCGCGGTCTGGCTAACTCCGTGCCCAAACACCCTTTAATTTTCCAGCCCTGCACGGTATAATTGTATACAGTTTTGAAAATGCCTGAAAGTGAGGGAGTTTTGAGTTTATGGCAATGACACAACAAAAGGCGCTGAGTAAGATTTTTGGCGATCCGCAGAAGAAGATTTTGAAGCGGCTGCGTAAGCAAGTTGACGTAATTAACGGTCTGTCCGAAAAATATGAAAAACTGTCGGACAAGGAGTTGCGGGCACAGACGGAGGCGCTGAAAAAGCGTCTGACGAAGAAAAACGTAACACTGGATACGATTTTGCCGGATGCCTTTGCGGTGGTGCGCGAGGCAGCCAAGCGCGTCATCGGCGAGCGTCCGTACGATGTTCAGCTAATCGGCGGCATGGTGCTTCATGAGGGCAATGTGGCCGAGATGAAGACCGGTGAAGGTAAAACCTTGGTGGCGACGCTGCCGACCTATCTGAATGCGCTGGAGGAAAAAGGCGTTCATGTGGTGACCGTCAATGATTATCTGGCGCAGCGCGACGCTGGCTGGATGGGCCAGGTGTATGACTTTTTAGGCCTGACCACTGGCGTGATCATCAACGAAGCGTCGTTTGTGTACGACAAAGAGTATGATAATGAGCATCACGACGATCCGCGCATGCGCAAGCTCCGTCCGGTCACTCGTAAAGAAGCCTACGCGGCCGACATTACGTACGGCACTAACAACGAGTTTGGCTTTGACTATCTGCGCGACAACATGGTTAACGACGTTGATTTGCTCAGGCAACGCGAGCTGAACTTCGCCATCGTTGACGAGGTGGACTCAATTTTGATCGACGAAGCGCGTACTCCGCTGATCATCTCGGCGCCAGCAGCGGAGAACCCTGACAATTATTATACTTTCGCTAAAGTTGCCAGTAAATTAGTGCCAGAGGACTATGTTTTGGATGAAAAGCGCCGCAGCGTGGCGCTGACCGACGAGGGCGTGGAGAAAGTCCAAAAACTGCTGGGAATAAAAAATTTATACACGCCAGACCACGTGCGCAGCGTTTACCACATGGACCAAGCGCTGCGAGCACAAACATTGTTCAAGCGCGACAAAGATTATGTGGTAACCAATGACGGCGAAGTGATCATCGTCGATGAACACACCGGTCGTTTGATGCAAGGACGCCGCTACAACGAAGGCTTGCACCAGGCGATTGAGGCTAAAGAAAACGTGCCAGTACTAGAGGAGAGCATGACGCTGGCGACCATTTCGTTCCAGAACTATTTCCGTTTGTACAATAAACTTTCCGGTATGACCGGTACGGCGTTCACCGAGGCGGAGGAGTTCCAACAAATTTATTCACTGGACGTCATCCAAATTCCGCCGAACAAGCCAGTTATTCGCGACGATAAAGAAGACCTGATCTTCAAGACCGAAAAGGGCAAACTGAAGGCGGTGGCTGAAGCCATCAAAGATTATCACAAGCAAGGCCGGCCAGTGCTGGTTGGTTCTGGTTCGATTGCTAAGAACGAGCAGATTGCTAAATATCTGGAAAAAGAAGGCATTAAGTTTGAGATTTTGAACGCTAAGAACAATGAGCGTGAGGCTGCCATCATCGAGAAGGCTGGTGAGAAGGGCGCGATTACGCTAGCGACAAACATTGCCGGACGTGGTACCGACATCAAGCTGGGCAAGGGCGTCAAGGAATTGGGTGGTTTGGTGGTGATCGGCTCGGAGCGGCACGAGTCACGCCGCATTGACAATCAGCTGCGCGGTCGCGGCGGTCGTCAGGGCGACCCGGGCGAGACGCAGTTCTATGTGTCAACCGAAGATGATTTGATGCGAATTTTCCAGGGCGAGCGCATCGCGGCGTTGATGGATCGGCTGGGCGTGGACGAAGATACGCCAATTCAAAACCGCGCTGTGTCAAAGACATTGGAGGCAGCCCAGAAGCGCGTTGAGGGCTACAACTTTGATACGCGCAAAAATGTTGTTCAGTACGACAACGTGATTAATCGTCACCGCCGTGTGGTCTACACGATGCGGCGAAAAATCCTTGAAGGCGATAATATCCAGCCGGAAATTGAGCGGTTGTTGCGAGACAGAGTCAAAGAGCTAGTGACGCTACCGACCAAAAACAACCCGAAGTTTATCGAGGAATTTACCTCGGCCTTTCCGGTCGATGAGGCGGCCGTGCGCAAGG
This window harbors:
- the secA gene encoding preprotein translocase subunit SecA gives rise to the protein MTQQKALSKIFGDPQKKILKRLRKQVDVINGLSEKYEKLSDKELRAQTEALKKRLTKKNVTLDTILPDAFAVVREAAKRVIGERPYDVQLIGGMVLHEGNVAEMKTGEGKTLVATLPTYLNALEEKGVHVVTVNDYLAQRDAGWMGQVYDFLGLTTGVIINEASFVYDKEYDNEHHDDPRMRKLRPVTRKEAYAADITYGTNNEFGFDYLRDNMVNDVDLLRQRELNFAIVDEVDSILIDEARTPLIISAPAAENPDNYYTFAKVASKLVPEDYVLDEKRRSVALTDEGVEKVQKLLGIKNLYTPDHVRSVYHMDQALRAQTLFKRDKDYVVTNDGEVIIVDEHTGRLMQGRRYNEGLHQAIEAKENVPVLEESMTLATISFQNYFRLYNKLSGMTGTAFTEAEEFQQIYSLDVIQIPPNKPVIRDDKEDLIFKTEKGKLKAVAEAIKDYHKQGRPVLVGSGSIAKNEQIAKYLEKEGIKFEILNAKNNEREAAIIEKAGEKGAITLATNIAGRGTDIKLGKGVKELGGLVVIGSERHESRRIDNQLRGRGGRQGDPGETQFYVSTEDDLMRIFQGERIAALMDRLGVDEDTPIQNRAVSKTLEAAQKRVEGYNFDTRKNVVQYDNVINRHRRVVYTMRRKILEGDNIQPEIERLLRDRVKELVTLPTKNNPKFIEEFTSAFPVDEAAVRKVGREKKDRPRLQKALKLAHQAYREKDEEIGTEELRGVEREVYMAVLDTLWMQHLENMQHLREGIHWRSVGQRDPLVEYRAESQKLFTSLQENLRNEVLNTIFHIHKSDAVIRQSQDDEYDTELTRLVESAVERGVNEVGAGEENRDGDFSVKKGKSNAESNRAKNQARKKKKAQRQNRKKNRK